The Alosa sapidissima isolate fAloSap1 chromosome 5, fAloSap1.pri, whole genome shotgun sequence genome has a window encoding:
- the mntb gene encoding MAX network transcriptional repressor b isoform X2: MSIDTLLEAARYLEWQAQQQQITREEEEKRENALAAREAEQQQQQQQQQQLRRAAEMGPSLMPAPMQVNHVSWGVETQRLHQHQHQHQTHLPPMQASMPITVIPIPMVQANAAPQTHPAVTVTAAGAPPHLHAVGPVPVVAPVATALSPQPAPLLSSPSSTAAAVAVGAAPGGKDSPSPPRQRHLVAAVKTEASILPQTGTSPKQQQQQLPPNPQPPPPPAPHGQPAQLLQPYTGPIIAAPQHALLPQPTLTQPHAQPGQMTVRPNGASLEDVRGLDGKRRPGGAGTREVHNKLEKNRRAHLKECFETLKRNVPNVDEKKTSNLSVLRSALRYIQTLKRKEKEYEHEMERLAREKIATQQRLAELKNELGQSMDMLEIDRLLRQTVQPEDDQASTSTASEGEDNFDQDVDSDMPLAPSTALPKLPHAPLSSDPRPAMAPASLLPAQLQLPPQHLTIHPHKLAAAAVTVSTLPSAVTVSVSSSSSQPQALVTPQAIAPAPLPSVPVSTTTTHLVVPQQHPQQTTVIAHASMSHASVIQAVNHVLPAGSKHLAHIAPSGGAPGQAGPTVGQPIGHITVHPVAHLSQHLPALYPQSVAVSQPAVVGHIAHALTAAHHPSHAPIVNGAVPVTGPQAAATVVGKPTAVVAHHHPQLVGQTVLNPVTMVTVPQFPVSTLKLA; encoded by the exons aggaggaggagaagcgaGAAAATGCCCTCGCCGCCCGGGAGgctgagcagcagcagcagcaacagcaacagcagcagctgcgGCGGGCGGCCGAGATGGGTCCGTCGCTGATGCCCGCGCCCATGCAGGTGAACCATGTGAGCTGGGGCGTGGAGACGCAGCGGCTCCAccagcatcagcaccagcatCAGACCCACCTCCCCCCCATGCAGGCCTCCATGCCCATCACGGTCATCCCCATCCCCATGGTGCAGGCCAACGCTGCGCCCCAGACTCACCCCGCTGTCACTGTCACTGCCGCCGGCGCACCCCCACACCTGCACGCGGTGGGCCCTGTGCCGGTGGTGGCCCCTGTTGCCACGGCGCTGTCCCCGCAGCCCGCTCCGCTCCTCAGCAGCCCCTCGTCCACAGCGGCGGCAGTGGCGGTCGGTGCCGCGCCGGGAGGGAAGGATAGTCCGTCGCCGCCACGCCAACGGCATCTGGTGGCCGCCGTGAAGACCGAGGCCAGCATCCTGCCCCAGACAGGAACCAGCCccaaacaacagcagcagcaactgcCGCCAAACCCCCAGccgccccctcctcctgccccaCACGGTCAGCCTGCCCAGCTGCTGCAGCCCTACACCGGCCCCATCATCGCCGCCCCCCAGCACGCCCTACTTCCCCAGCCGACCCTCACACAGCCCCATGCCCAGCCGGGCCAGATGACGGTGCGACCCAACGGCGCCTCGCTGGAGGATGTGAGGGGCCTGGATGGGAAGAGAAGACCTGGCGG AGCGGGGACTAGGGAGGTGCACAATAAGTTGGAAAAGAACAG ACGAGCACATCTCAAAGAGTGCTTTGAGACCTTGAAACGGAACGTTCCAAACGTGGACGAAAAGAAGACCTCCAACCTCAGTGTGCTGCGGAGCGCCTTGCGTTACATTCAG ACGCTGAAGCGCAAGGAGAAGGAGTACGAGCACGAGATGGAGAGGCTGGCCCGGGAGAAGATCGCCACGCAGCAGAGGCTAGCCGAGCTCAAGAACGAGCTGGGCCAGAGCATGGACATGCTGGAGATCGACCGCCTACTCCGCCAGACCGTGCAGCCTGAGGATGACCAGGCGTCCACCTCTACTGCCTCAG AAGGAGAGGACAACTTCGACCAAGATGTGGACAGCGACATGCCATTGGCCCCCTCCACTGCCCTCCCCAAACTCCCGCACGCGCCCCTCTCCTCTGACCCGCGGCCAGCCATGGCACCGGCCTCGCTCCTCCCAGCACAGCTGCAGCTGCCCCCGCAGCATCTCACCATTCACCCGCACAAGCTGGCCGCGGCTGCCGTGACGGTCTCGACCCTGCCCAGCGCCGTCACGGTCTCCGTCTCGTCCTCGTCCTCGCAGCCCCAGGCGCTGGTGACGCCCCAGGCCATCGCGCCGGCGCCCCTGCCCTCTGTGCCcgtctccaccaccaccacccacctgGTGGTGCCCCAGCAGCACCCGCAGCAGACCACCGTCATCGCCCACGCCTCCATGTCCCACGCCTCGGTCATCCAGGCGGTCAACCACGTCCTCCCGGCTGGCTCCAAGCACCTCGCCCACATAGCCCCCTCCGGAGGCGCCCCCGGCCAGGCCGGACCCACCGTGGGTCAGCCTATCGGACACATCACCGTGCACCCCGTGGCGCACCTGAGCCAGCACCTGCCCGCACTCTACCCGCAGTCGGTGGCCGTGTCGCAGCCGGCCGTGGTGGGCCACATCGCCCACGCGCTTACCGCCGCCCACCACCCGAGCCACGCGCCCATCGTCAACGGGGCAGTGCCGGTGACCGGGCCGCAGGCGGCCGCGACGGTAGTGGGCAAGCCCACAGCAGTGGTGGCCCACCACCACCCGCAGCTGGTGGGACAGACTGTCCTCAACCCAGTGACTATGGTGACCGTGCCTCAGTTTCCCGTCAGTACGCTCAAGCTGGCCTga
- the mntb gene encoding MAX network transcriptional repressor b isoform X1, which yields MSIDTLLEAARYLEWQAQQQQITREEEEKRENALAAREAEQQQQQQQQQQLRRAAEMGPSLMPAPMQVNHVSWGVETQRLHQHQHQHQTHLPPMQASMPITVIPIPMVQANAAPQTHPAVTVTAAGAPPHLHAVGPVPVVAPVATALSPQPAPLLSSPSSTAAAVAVGAAPGGKDSPSPPRQRHLVAAVKTEASILPQTGTSPKQQQQQLPPNPQPPPPPAPHGQPAQLLQPYTGPIIAAPQHALLPQPTLTQPHAQPGQMTVRPNGASLEDVRGLDGKRRPGGAGTREVHNKLEKNRRAHLKECFETLKRNVPNVDEKKTSNLSVLRSALRYIQTLKRKEKEYEHEMERLAREKIATQQRLAELKNELGQSMDMLEIDRLLRQTVQPEDDQASTSTASGKGEDNFDQDVDSDMPLAPSTALPKLPHAPLSSDPRPAMAPASLLPAQLQLPPQHLTIHPHKLAAAAVTVSTLPSAVTVSVSSSSSQPQALVTPQAIAPAPLPSVPVSTTTTHLVVPQQHPQQTTVIAHASMSHASVIQAVNHVLPAGSKHLAHIAPSGGAPGQAGPTVGQPIGHITVHPVAHLSQHLPALYPQSVAVSQPAVVGHIAHALTAAHHPSHAPIVNGAVPVTGPQAAATVVGKPTAVVAHHHPQLVGQTVLNPVTMVTVPQFPVSTLKLA from the exons aggaggaggagaagcgaGAAAATGCCCTCGCCGCCCGGGAGgctgagcagcagcagcagcaacagcaacagcagcagctgcgGCGGGCGGCCGAGATGGGTCCGTCGCTGATGCCCGCGCCCATGCAGGTGAACCATGTGAGCTGGGGCGTGGAGACGCAGCGGCTCCAccagcatcagcaccagcatCAGACCCACCTCCCCCCCATGCAGGCCTCCATGCCCATCACGGTCATCCCCATCCCCATGGTGCAGGCCAACGCTGCGCCCCAGACTCACCCCGCTGTCACTGTCACTGCCGCCGGCGCACCCCCACACCTGCACGCGGTGGGCCCTGTGCCGGTGGTGGCCCCTGTTGCCACGGCGCTGTCCCCGCAGCCCGCTCCGCTCCTCAGCAGCCCCTCGTCCACAGCGGCGGCAGTGGCGGTCGGTGCCGCGCCGGGAGGGAAGGATAGTCCGTCGCCGCCACGCCAACGGCATCTGGTGGCCGCCGTGAAGACCGAGGCCAGCATCCTGCCCCAGACAGGAACCAGCCccaaacaacagcagcagcaactgcCGCCAAACCCCCAGccgccccctcctcctgccccaCACGGTCAGCCTGCCCAGCTGCTGCAGCCCTACACCGGCCCCATCATCGCCGCCCCCCAGCACGCCCTACTTCCCCAGCCGACCCTCACACAGCCCCATGCCCAGCCGGGCCAGATGACGGTGCGACCCAACGGCGCCTCGCTGGAGGATGTGAGGGGCCTGGATGGGAAGAGAAGACCTGGCGG AGCGGGGACTAGGGAGGTGCACAATAAGTTGGAAAAGAACAG ACGAGCACATCTCAAAGAGTGCTTTGAGACCTTGAAACGGAACGTTCCAAACGTGGACGAAAAGAAGACCTCCAACCTCAGTGTGCTGCGGAGCGCCTTGCGTTACATTCAG ACGCTGAAGCGCAAGGAGAAGGAGTACGAGCACGAGATGGAGAGGCTGGCCCGGGAGAAGATCGCCACGCAGCAGAGGCTAGCCGAGCTCAAGAACGAGCTGGGCCAGAGCATGGACATGCTGGAGATCGACCGCCTACTCCGCCAGACCGTGCAGCCTGAGGATGACCAGGCGTCCACCTCTACTGCCTCAGGTA AAGGAGAGGACAACTTCGACCAAGATGTGGACAGCGACATGCCATTGGCCCCCTCCACTGCCCTCCCCAAACTCCCGCACGCGCCCCTCTCCTCTGACCCGCGGCCAGCCATGGCACCGGCCTCGCTCCTCCCAGCACAGCTGCAGCTGCCCCCGCAGCATCTCACCATTCACCCGCACAAGCTGGCCGCGGCTGCCGTGACGGTCTCGACCCTGCCCAGCGCCGTCACGGTCTCCGTCTCGTCCTCGTCCTCGCAGCCCCAGGCGCTGGTGACGCCCCAGGCCATCGCGCCGGCGCCCCTGCCCTCTGTGCCcgtctccaccaccaccacccacctgGTGGTGCCCCAGCAGCACCCGCAGCAGACCACCGTCATCGCCCACGCCTCCATGTCCCACGCCTCGGTCATCCAGGCGGTCAACCACGTCCTCCCGGCTGGCTCCAAGCACCTCGCCCACATAGCCCCCTCCGGAGGCGCCCCCGGCCAGGCCGGACCCACCGTGGGTCAGCCTATCGGACACATCACCGTGCACCCCGTGGCGCACCTGAGCCAGCACCTGCCCGCACTCTACCCGCAGTCGGTGGCCGTGTCGCAGCCGGCCGTGGTGGGCCACATCGCCCACGCGCTTACCGCCGCCCACCACCCGAGCCACGCGCCCATCGTCAACGGGGCAGTGCCGGTGACCGGGCCGCAGGCGGCCGCGACGGTAGTGGGCAAGCCCACAGCAGTGGTGGCCCACCACCACCCGCAGCTGGTGGGACAGACTGTCCTCAACCCAGTGACTATGGTGACCGTGCCTCAGTTTCCCGTCAGTACGCTCAAGCTGGCCTga
- the mntb gene encoding MAX network transcriptional repressor b isoform X3: protein MGPSLMPAPMQVNHVSWGVETQRLHQHQHQHQTHLPPMQASMPITVIPIPMVQANAAPQTHPAVTVTAAGAPPHLHAVGPVPVVAPVATALSPQPAPLLSSPSSTAAAVAVGAAPGGKDSPSPPRQRHLVAAVKTEASILPQTGTSPKQQQQQLPPNPQPPPPPAPHGQPAQLLQPYTGPIIAAPQHALLPQPTLTQPHAQPGQMTVRPNGASLEDVRGLDGKRRPGGAGTREVHNKLEKNRRAHLKECFETLKRNVPNVDEKKTSNLSVLRSALRYIQTLKRKEKEYEHEMERLAREKIATQQRLAELKNELGQSMDMLEIDRLLRQTVQPEDDQASTSTASGKGEDNFDQDVDSDMPLAPSTALPKLPHAPLSSDPRPAMAPASLLPAQLQLPPQHLTIHPHKLAAAAVTVSTLPSAVTVSVSSSSSQPQALVTPQAIAPAPLPSVPVSTTTTHLVVPQQHPQQTTVIAHASMSHASVIQAVNHVLPAGSKHLAHIAPSGGAPGQAGPTVGQPIGHITVHPVAHLSQHLPALYPQSVAVSQPAVVGHIAHALTAAHHPSHAPIVNGAVPVTGPQAAATVVGKPTAVVAHHHPQLVGQTVLNPVTMVTVPQFPVSTLKLA, encoded by the exons ATGGGTCCGTCGCTGATGCCCGCGCCCATGCAGGTGAACCATGTGAGCTGGGGCGTGGAGACGCAGCGGCTCCAccagcatcagcaccagcatCAGACCCACCTCCCCCCCATGCAGGCCTCCATGCCCATCACGGTCATCCCCATCCCCATGGTGCAGGCCAACGCTGCGCCCCAGACTCACCCCGCTGTCACTGTCACTGCCGCCGGCGCACCCCCACACCTGCACGCGGTGGGCCCTGTGCCGGTGGTGGCCCCTGTTGCCACGGCGCTGTCCCCGCAGCCCGCTCCGCTCCTCAGCAGCCCCTCGTCCACAGCGGCGGCAGTGGCGGTCGGTGCCGCGCCGGGAGGGAAGGATAGTCCGTCGCCGCCACGCCAACGGCATCTGGTGGCCGCCGTGAAGACCGAGGCCAGCATCCTGCCCCAGACAGGAACCAGCCccaaacaacagcagcagcaactgcCGCCAAACCCCCAGccgccccctcctcctgccccaCACGGTCAGCCTGCCCAGCTGCTGCAGCCCTACACCGGCCCCATCATCGCCGCCCCCCAGCACGCCCTACTTCCCCAGCCGACCCTCACACAGCCCCATGCCCAGCCGGGCCAGATGACGGTGCGACCCAACGGCGCCTCGCTGGAGGATGTGAGGGGCCTGGATGGGAAGAGAAGACCTGGCGG AGCGGGGACTAGGGAGGTGCACAATAAGTTGGAAAAGAACAG ACGAGCACATCTCAAAGAGTGCTTTGAGACCTTGAAACGGAACGTTCCAAACGTGGACGAAAAGAAGACCTCCAACCTCAGTGTGCTGCGGAGCGCCTTGCGTTACATTCAG ACGCTGAAGCGCAAGGAGAAGGAGTACGAGCACGAGATGGAGAGGCTGGCCCGGGAGAAGATCGCCACGCAGCAGAGGCTAGCCGAGCTCAAGAACGAGCTGGGCCAGAGCATGGACATGCTGGAGATCGACCGCCTACTCCGCCAGACCGTGCAGCCTGAGGATGACCAGGCGTCCACCTCTACTGCCTCAGGTA AAGGAGAGGACAACTTCGACCAAGATGTGGACAGCGACATGCCATTGGCCCCCTCCACTGCCCTCCCCAAACTCCCGCACGCGCCCCTCTCCTCTGACCCGCGGCCAGCCATGGCACCGGCCTCGCTCCTCCCAGCACAGCTGCAGCTGCCCCCGCAGCATCTCACCATTCACCCGCACAAGCTGGCCGCGGCTGCCGTGACGGTCTCGACCCTGCCCAGCGCCGTCACGGTCTCCGTCTCGTCCTCGTCCTCGCAGCCCCAGGCGCTGGTGACGCCCCAGGCCATCGCGCCGGCGCCCCTGCCCTCTGTGCCcgtctccaccaccaccacccacctgGTGGTGCCCCAGCAGCACCCGCAGCAGACCACCGTCATCGCCCACGCCTCCATGTCCCACGCCTCGGTCATCCAGGCGGTCAACCACGTCCTCCCGGCTGGCTCCAAGCACCTCGCCCACATAGCCCCCTCCGGAGGCGCCCCCGGCCAGGCCGGACCCACCGTGGGTCAGCCTATCGGACACATCACCGTGCACCCCGTGGCGCACCTGAGCCAGCACCTGCCCGCACTCTACCCGCAGTCGGTGGCCGTGTCGCAGCCGGCCGTGGTGGGCCACATCGCCCACGCGCTTACCGCCGCCCACCACCCGAGCCACGCGCCCATCGTCAACGGGGCAGTGCCGGTGACCGGGCCGCAGGCGGCCGCGACGGTAGTGGGCAAGCCCACAGCAGTGGTGGCCCACCACCACCCGCAGCTGGTGGGACAGACTGTCCTCAACCCAGTGACTATGGTGACCGTGCCTCAGTTTCCCGTCAGTACGCTCAAGCTGGCCTga